A region of Shewanella psychromarinicola DNA encodes the following proteins:
- a CDS encoding SMI1/KNR4 family protein: protein MNDIIELLQELSETVPVPLELPTFEQLVEVEEQILIGLPNDLKEFLLYGSDVIYGTLEPVTAADPYSHTYLPEVACYAWSIGLPREQIAICQIGDSFYCIDEEGQVKFWKKGRFSDKVWESFWHWAEDVWLNR, encoded by the coding sequence ATGAATGACATTATCGAACTGCTACAAGAGTTAAGTGAAACTGTACCCGTGCCACTCGAATTGCCCACCTTTGAGCAACTTGTAGAGGTTGAAGAACAGATCTTAATTGGTTTGCCCAACGATCTAAAAGAATTCTTATTGTATGGCAGTGATGTTATTTATGGCACGCTTGAACCCGTTACCGCTGCGGATCCTTACTCGCACACTTATCTACCAGAAGTCGCCTGTTATGCTTGGTCTATTGGATTGCCCCGTGAACAAATTGCCATTTGCCAAATCGGCGATAGCTTTTATTGTATTGATGAAGAAGGCCAAGTGAAGTTTTGGAAAAAAGGCCGATTTAGCGACAAAGTCTGGGAATCATTTTGGCATTGGGCCGAAGATGTGTGGCTTAATCGATAA
- a CDS encoding M13 family metallopeptidase: MRKLVIGGLCASLIAGLSACNNEKAIVAPAADVAKTATATAVAQALTSGINFDNIDKSVRPQDDFYMYVNGAWLNKSDIPSDRTSIGAFYDLRENARDDVKAIIEDLSATPNLVDGTDEQKVADLYRSFMDVDTLNKLGIAPIQAELDHIAALKDKQELTAFFGENQAKGGGTPLAFYVDIDAKDSSRYATHIYQYGLSLPEKDYYFNDSERFVNIRKAFVEHVEKMYSLAGLPDAKANAEAILALETQIAEKHWDVVENRDSTKTYNLYQVSNLPELASEINWDGYLAALGGDKQTDIIINQPSYIQGLNEVLKNNDLATWKNYMTWMTLTHNANNLSEALDNENFTFFSKTLNGQEEQEPRWKRGVSTVSDTLGEVVGKVYVKRHFAPEAKTRMEKLVSNLSGAYSSSIDSLDWMSAGTKVAAKEKLAKFNPKIGYPNKWADYTKLTIQADDLIGNAKRAAVVQHNKDIAKLGQPIDKDEWHMTPQTVNAYYNPTMNEIVFPAAILQPPFFNLEADDAVNYGGIGAVIGHEMGHGFDDQGAKFDGEGNMRDWWTEADLTAFESKGNALIAQYNGYQVFDDLNVNGSLTLGENIGDLSGVTIAYKAYKMSLNGKEAPVIDGLTGDQRFFMGFTQIWRVKMKEESLRNRVATDPHSPGHFRALGSLSNMPEFYSTYDLKEGDKMYIEPAKRVKIW, translated from the coding sequence ATGAGAAAACTGGTTATTGGAGGTCTATGTGCCTCGTTAATTGCAGGCTTAAGCGCTTGTAATAATGAAAAGGCAATAGTTGCACCTGCAGCAGACGTGGCTAAAACAGCCACTGCCACTGCGGTAGCACAAGCCCTCACTTCAGGCATCAACTTTGACAATATCGACAAGTCTGTTCGCCCTCAAGACGATTTCTACATGTATGTTAACGGCGCGTGGTTGAACAAATCTGACATTCCAAGTGACCGTACCAGCATCGGCGCTTTTTACGACTTACGCGAAAACGCCCGTGATGACGTTAAAGCGATTATCGAAGACTTGAGTGCAACACCTAACTTAGTCGATGGTACTGACGAGCAAAAAGTAGCTGATTTATATCGCTCATTTATGGACGTTGACACCCTAAATAAATTGGGTATTGCACCAATTCAAGCTGAATTAGATCACATCGCCGCCCTGAAAGACAAACAAGAATTAACCGCTTTTTTTGGTGAAAACCAAGCTAAGGGTGGTGGTACACCTTTAGCCTTTTATGTTGACATCGATGCTAAAGATTCAAGCCGTTATGCCACACACATTTATCAGTATGGCTTAAGCCTGCCTGAGAAAGATTATTACTTTAACGACTCAGAGCGTTTCGTTAATATCCGTAAAGCTTTTGTTGAGCATGTGGAAAAAATGTACAGCTTAGCTGGCTTGCCAGACGCAAAAGCCAATGCTGAAGCTATTTTAGCGCTAGAAACCCAAATTGCAGAAAAGCATTGGGACGTCGTTGAAAATCGCGACAGCACCAAAACCTACAACCTATACCAAGTGAGCAATCTGCCAGAATTGGCCTCAGAAATTAACTGGGATGGCTATTTAGCAGCGTTAGGCGGCGACAAGCAAACTGATATCATTATCAACCAACCAAGCTATATCCAAGGCTTAAACGAGGTCCTTAAAAACAACGACCTTGCGACTTGGAAAAACTACATGACTTGGATGACATTGACTCACAATGCCAACAATTTATCTGAAGCATTAGATAACGAAAACTTTACGTTTTTCTCTAAGACTCTAAACGGTCAAGAAGAGCAAGAACCGCGTTGGAAGCGTGGCGTTAGCACTGTTAGCGACACGTTAGGCGAAGTTGTCGGTAAAGTGTATGTGAAACGTCATTTTGCGCCAGAAGCCAAAACCCGTATGGAAAAGTTAGTTAGCAACCTAAGCGGCGCTTATAGCTCAAGCATTGATTCATTAGATTGGATGAGTGCAGGCACTAAAGTAGCAGCAAAAGAAAAACTGGCTAAATTTAATCCTAAAATTGGTTATCCAAATAAATGGGCTGATTACACTAAATTAACCATTCAAGCAGACGATTTAATCGGTAATGCTAAGCGTGCCGCAGTGGTTCAGCATAACAAAGACATCGCCAAGCTAGGTCAACCAATCGATAAAGACGAGTGGCACATGACCCCACAAACGGTTAATGCTTACTACAACCCAACCATGAACGAAATCGTTTTTCCAGCGGCAATTTTACAGCCTCCGTTCTTCAATCTTGAAGCCGATGACGCGGTAAACTATGGTGGTATTGGTGCGGTTATCGGCCACGAAATGGGCCATGGTTTTGATGATCAAGGTGCGAAATTTGACGGTGAAGGTAACATGCGTGACTGGTGGACCGAAGCTGACTTAACAGCATTTGAGTCAAAAGGTAATGCGTTAATCGCTCAGTATAATGGCTATCAAGTATTTGACGACCTAAACGTCAATGGTAGCCTAACATTAGGTGAAAACATTGGCGATTTATCAGGTGTCACTATCGCCTATAAAGCTTACAAAATGTCACTTAATGGCAAAGAAGCACCGGTCATTGATGGCTTAACCGGCGATCAACGTTTCTTCATGGGCTTCACCCAAATTTGGCGGGTAAAGATGAAAGAAGAATCACTGCGTAACCGCGTTGCAACTGATCCGCATTCACCTGGCCACTTCCGTGCTCTTGGTTCGCTATCGAACATGCCTGAGTTCTACAGCACTTATGACCTGAAAGAAGGCGACAAGATGTATATTGAACCTGCTAAACGTGTAAAAATTTGGTAA
- the pbpG gene encoding D-alanyl-D-alanine endopeptidase: MKLRFFFACALLCSNTVISSSVVAEPVSQKQSLQELASSSAMLVDLTTNEVLYSSNPHQAVPIASVTKLMTAMVTLDAKLSLNEKISVKITDSPVMRNVYSRVRLGSEVSRETMLLMTLMSSENRAATSLAHHHPGGFKAFVRAMNDKAIALGMTQTHYVEPTGLSPENVSSANDLILLLKASQQYPLLGKLSSTNKKHVIFKRPRYALDFQNTNKLVFKDNWNIALTKTGYTSKAGHCLVMLTEMDKRKVAVVVLDSFGKYTHMADANRLKKWLETGRTTPIPASAKAYKKQRQMAANNSAS, encoded by the coding sequence ATGAAACTCCGTTTCTTTTTTGCCTGCGCTTTATTATGTTCAAATACCGTTATTAGCTCCTCGGTAGTTGCTGAACCCGTGTCTCAAAAACAATCATTACAAGAGTTAGCATCAAGCAGTGCGATGTTAGTCGACTTAACAACCAATGAAGTGCTGTATTCCAGTAATCCACACCAAGCGGTCCCCATTGCTTCAGTGACTAAGCTCATGACCGCCATGGTGACCCTTGACGCCAAATTATCGTTAAATGAAAAAATATCGGTTAAAATTACTGACTCACCCGTGATGCGTAATGTCTATTCACGTGTACGATTAGGCAGTGAAGTTAGCCGTGAAACCATGTTGTTAATGACACTCATGTCTTCTGAAAATCGTGCTGCAACCTCGCTTGCTCATCATCATCCTGGAGGGTTTAAGGCATTTGTTCGAGCGATGAACGATAAAGCAATCGCATTAGGAATGACCCAAACGCATTATGTCGAACCTACCGGCTTATCACCTGAAAACGTATCGAGTGCGAATGACCTTATTTTATTACTTAAAGCCAGCCAGCAATATCCGCTTTTAGGTAAGCTCAGTTCAACCAATAAAAAACACGTTATTTTTAAACGCCCACGCTATGCACTGGATTTTCAAAATACCAATAAACTGGTCTTTAAAGATAATTGGAACATTGCGTTAACCAAAACCGGTTATACCAGCAAAGCAGGGCATTGCTTAGTGATGTTAACGGAAATGGATAAACGTAAAGTGGCGGTTGTGGTGTTAGATTCGTTTGGCAAATATACGCATATGGCCGATGCTAATCGACTTAAGAAATGGTTGGAAACTGGCAGAACGACGCCCATTCCTGCCTCGGCTAAAGCGTATAAAAAACAACGCCAAATGGCAGCCAATAATTCAGCAAGTTAA
- the rpiA gene encoding ribose-5-phosphate isomerase RpiA — MTQDEMKKAAGWAALQYVKKDTIVGVGTGSTVNHFIDALATMKDDIEGAVSSSEASTKKLIGLGIEVFDLNSVDLIDVYVDGADEINDRMDMIKGGGAALTREKIVAAVAKRFICIVDNTKQVPILGEFPLPVEVIPMARSYVARELVKLGGDPVYRQGVVTDNGNVILDVYNMKILDPKVMETKINAIVGVVTNGLFANRGADVLLVGTPDGVNTVTLS; from the coding sequence ATGACACAAGATGAAATGAAAAAAGCAGCAGGTTGGGCTGCACTACAGTATGTCAAAAAAGACACCATCGTAGGCGTCGGAACTGGTTCAACGGTTAATCACTTCATTGATGCATTGGCAACAATGAAAGATGATATTGAAGGTGCAGTATCAAGCTCTGAAGCATCGACTAAAAAACTCATCGGACTTGGCATTGAAGTGTTTGACTTAAACAGTGTTGATTTGATTGATGTCTATGTTGATGGCGCGGATGAAATTAACGACCGCATGGACATGATTAAAGGTGGTGGAGCCGCATTAACGCGCGAGAAGATTGTCGCAGCGGTAGCAAAACGGTTTATTTGTATTGTGGATAATACCAAGCAAGTACCTATTTTAGGTGAGTTTCCATTGCCGGTTGAAGTGATCCCAATGGCACGATCTTATGTGGCACGAGAATTAGTCAAATTAGGTGGCGATCCGGTTTACCGTCAAGGCGTGGTGACCGATAACGGCAATGTGATTTTAGATGTGTACAACATGAAAATTTTAGACCCTAAAGTGATGGAAACTAAAATTAACGCGATTGTAGGCGTGGTAACCAACGGCTTATTTGCTAACCGCGGCGCCGATGTATTGCTAGTTGGCACCCCTGATGGCGTTAACACAGTAACCTTGTCATAA
- a CDS encoding RNA polymerase sigma factor, translating to MLPIKPLITGPLTQLAAAALDDNQLVAMAKTGCEQAFAQLFRRHHQRVYAICFRLSGQARLADDMTQACFIRLWFKLDQFRGDSRFTTWLHRLCVRQAINELKVQQSWWQRFLPMEQLDPLDAPTVDFDDYHQLDKYIAKLPQRTRIVFVLCAIEGYQHNEVAALLNIAEGTSKAQYHNAKQLLQEMLE from the coding sequence ATGCTCCCCATTAAGCCGCTAATCACAGGGCCGTTAACCCAGCTAGCCGCCGCAGCCCTTGACGATAATCAGTTAGTCGCCATGGCAAAAACCGGTTGCGAACAGGCCTTCGCACAACTGTTTCGGCGCCATCACCAGCGGGTGTATGCCATCTGTTTTCGATTAAGCGGACAAGCTAGATTGGCAGATGATATGACGCAAGCGTGTTTTATTCGTTTATGGTTCAAACTGGATCAATTTAGAGGCGACAGTCGATTCACTACCTGGTTGCATCGCTTATGTGTCCGCCAAGCCATTAACGAATTAAAAGTGCAACAATCATGGTGGCAACGGTTTTTACCCATGGAACAACTTGACCCACTTGACGCACCTACGGTGGATTTTGATGACTATCATCAGCTCGATAAGTACATAGCTAAGTTGCCCCAACGCACTCGCATTGTCTTTGTTCTTTGTGCCATCGAAGGCTATCAGCATAATGAAGTCGCCGCATTGCTCAATATTGCCGAAGGCACGAGTAAAGCGCAGTACCATAATGCTAAACAATTATTACAAGAGATGCTTGAATAA
- a CDS encoding DUF4447 family protein: MSKNTGLNAIEIQCLRQSLSLTTEQVASITKTSNEDVMSWESGEKEAPIPAQKKLLDIDDIIEMQVLNTSDGIEELFKKEPKRRLAFVVYPTQALYTQYNPEFLSSLPLTELYNAAAWRIKKECKLVLEVDVSLVALDAEAYKAYRADNGMSESRESRAKWAATQL; this comes from the coding sequence ATGTCGAAAAATACCGGTTTAAATGCGATTGAAATCCAATGTTTGCGTCAGTCTTTAAGCCTAACAACAGAACAAGTTGCTAGCATCACTAAGACCAGTAATGAAGATGTGATGTCATGGGAGTCTGGTGAGAAAGAAGCGCCTATTCCCGCTCAGAAAAAGTTGTTAGACATCGATGATATTATCGAAATGCAAGTGCTCAATACCTCTGATGGCATTGAAGAGCTATTTAAAAAAGAGCCTAAACGTCGTTTAGCGTTTGTGGTCTATCCAACTCAGGCTCTCTATACCCAATACAATCCTGAATTTTTAAGCTCTTTGCCATTAACTGAACTGTACAATGCAGCAGCTTGGCGTATTAAAAAAGAATGTAAACTCGTACTTGAAGTGGATGTAAGCTTAGTCGCACTCGATGCCGAAGCCTATAAAGCTTATCGTGCTGATAACGGCATGAGCGAAAGCCGAGAAAGCCGAGCTAAATGGGCGGCGACTCAGTTATAA
- the rsuA gene encoding 16S rRNA pseudouridine(516) synthase RsuA — MRLDKFICESTELTRSLAKRALHRGDVTCDGVVVKNSGFKVLPQMAVHLDGTLISVIGERYIMLNKPIDTICSTIDEQYPSVLSLIDIEKMDTLHIAGRLDVDTTGLVLITSDGQWSHKITSPKKDCGKRYLVELADPIDDSLIKIFADGVELRNEDGLTKPALLDIIDPTHVRLTISEGKYHQVKRMFAAVGNNVVNLHREAVGSIELNADLAAGEWRHLTAAEVKSV; from the coding sequence GTGCGTTTAGACAAATTTATCTGTGAAAGTACCGAACTGACTCGGTCGCTCGCCAAGAGAGCCCTGCATCGTGGTGATGTTACCTGCGATGGTGTGGTGGTGAAAAATTCTGGTTTTAAGGTACTTCCGCAAATGGCGGTGCATTTAGACGGTACCTTAATTAGCGTGATTGGCGAGCGTTACATCATGTTAAACAAACCAATAGACACCATTTGTTCAACCATTGATGAACAATATCCATCGGTATTGAGTTTGATTGATATTGAAAAAATGGACACGTTACACATTGCAGGTCGATTAGATGTTGATACTACCGGGTTAGTATTAATAACCAGCGATGGTCAGTGGTCACATAAAATTACCTCTCCAAAGAAAGATTGTGGCAAACGCTATTTAGTGGAATTAGCCGATCCCATTGATGACAGTTTGATAAAAATATTTGCCGATGGTGTTGAGCTGCGCAATGAAGATGGACTCACTAAGCCTGCCTTGCTCGATATTATTGATCCCACCCATGTGAGATTGACGATTAGCGAAGGTAAGTACCATCAAGTTAAACGCATGTTTGCCGCTGTCGGTAATAACGTGGTTAATTTACACCGTGAAGCTGTGGGTAGTATCGAGTTAAACGCTGACTTAGCGGCAGGTGAATGGCGTCATTTAACCGCAGCCGAAGTAAAATCCGTGTAG
- a CDS encoding glutathione S-transferase family protein: protein MITLYGTQKSRALRVSWLLEELGIAWQFHAIDFANGEHKGDAFLALNPSGKMPVLTEGDFVLSESAAIMRYLAEKYGQGKWLPKPGTQESGIHERWVSFVISELEQPLWSMGKHRFALPKELRVDAMFAVAKWEFDQAAAVAETWIPESGFVCGSEPMVADILLAQTLGWALGFEQHLSPKLSAYRDRLKQRPALAAALAKTVALADVAK, encoded by the coding sequence ATGATTACGTTATACGGAACCCAAAAAAGTCGTGCGCTACGGGTATCTTGGCTTTTAGAAGAGTTAGGTATTGCATGGCAGTTTCATGCTATCGATTTTGCTAATGGTGAACATAAAGGTGACGCATTTTTAGCCCTTAACCCTAGTGGCAAAATGCCAGTACTCACAGAGGGTGATTTCGTGTTAAGCGAATCTGCGGCCATTATGCGTTATTTAGCGGAAAAGTACGGCCAAGGTAAATGGTTGCCAAAACCAGGTACTCAAGAGTCTGGTATTCATGAACGCTGGGTGAGTTTTGTGATTAGTGAGCTTGAACAACCGCTGTGGAGTATGGGTAAGCATCGTTTTGCGTTACCAAAAGAACTGCGCGTAGACGCGATGTTTGCTGTGGCCAAATGGGAGTTTGATCAAGCGGCTGCGGTTGCTGAAACTTGGATACCAGAGTCTGGGTTTGTATGTGGCAGCGAGCCTATGGTTGCCGATATTTTACTCGCACAAACCTTAGGTTGGGCTTTGGGATTCGAGCAACATCTGTCGCCAAAGTTGTCCGCCTATCGCGATCGACTAAAGCAACGTCCTGCTTTGGCCGCTGCGCTAGCCAAAACAGTAGCACTTGCCGATGTCGCTAAATAA
- a CDS encoding nucleotidyltransferase family protein encodes MNKLFRTFFIFLILLSTRGAIAQPNEVKYNKLAQPSDFSQKSTNDIEQLLALYEHDADIVVQDSDNLHALMTRAPLAQQELIDLLHVISQSSNTTTIIPAIKSYQRAAQKVQAKFNGDASQLTDIARASVVANDVKSLLSSYHQLRQHTEIVQLKNRFSRPKMSGYRDLNVLVKLPASQMVVEVQFHLNDIADIKSGPDHHIYEHIQQIESQAKATSRRLNDIEQAMIAKLRQDSHKQYHKAWLSYKRQSLYASHRQVA; translated from the coding sequence ATGAATAAGTTATTTCGTACCTTTTTTATCTTCTTAATTTTACTGTCTACCCGTGGTGCTATTGCTCAACCTAACGAGGTTAAATATAACAAGTTAGCCCAGCCTTCAGACTTCAGCCAAAAATCAACTAATGATATTGAGCAGCTATTGGCGCTATATGAGCACGACGCTGACATTGTCGTACAAGATAGCGATAACTTACATGCTCTGATGACACGAGCACCATTAGCGCAGCAAGAACTCATTGACCTACTGCACGTTATTAGCCAGTCAAGCAACACTACAACCATTATTCCTGCCATTAAAAGTTATCAGCGTGCGGCTCAAAAAGTGCAAGCAAAATTCAATGGCGACGCCAGTCAGCTGACCGATATAGCGCGAGCCAGTGTGGTGGCCAATGACGTTAAAAGCTTATTATCAAGTTACCATCAACTGCGTCAACACACCGAAATAGTGCAATTAAAAAACCGCTTTTCTCGCCCCAAAATGTCAGGCTATCGTGACTTAAATGTATTAGTAAAATTGCCCGCAAGCCAAATGGTGGTTGAAGTACAGTTTCATTTAAATGATATTGCCGACATTAAAAGTGGTCCAGATCATCATATTTATGAGCATATTCAACAGATAGAGTCACAAGCCAAAGCAACCTCTAGACGGTTAAATGATATAGAACAAGCCATGATAGCCAAGCTTCGTCAAGACTCGCACAAGCAATATCATAAAGCGTGGTTAAGTTATAAACGTCAAAGTTTATATGCTTCACACAGACAAGTTGCCTAA